A genome region from Triticum aestivum cultivar Chinese Spring chromosome 2B, IWGSC CS RefSeq v2.1, whole genome shotgun sequence includes the following:
- the LOC123046400 gene encoding cysteine and histidine-rich domain-containing protein RAR1 isoform X2: MSAETEKSAAAPAPAPMRCQRIGCDAMFTDDDNPDGSCHYHPSPMFHDGMKEWSCCKQRSHDFSLFLAIPGCATGKHTTEKPVTKAVSLNSKATPPKLAPLQSSKQGVETEACSRCRQGFFCSDHGSQPKAQKPVAVNGTNTEPVEKCSVPQPKKKVVNINEPRVCKNKGCGKTYKEKDNHDAACEYHPGPAVFHDRNRGWKCCDVHVKEFDEFMEIPPCTKGWHNADAV; encoded by the exons ATGTCGGCGGAGACGGAGAagagcgccgccgcgcccgcgcccgcgcccatgcGGTGCCAGCGAATAGGCTGCGACGCCATGTTCACCGACGACGACAACCCCGACGGCTCCTGCCACTACCACCCCTCC CCTATGTTTCATGATGGCATGAAAGAGTGGAGCTGTTGCAAGCAAAGAAGCCATGATTTTAGCTTATTTTTAGCTATTCCTGG ATGTGCCACAGGGAAGCATACAACTGAGAAACCAGTCACAAAAGCTGTTTCTCTTAACTCAAAGGCAACCCCACCAAAGTTAGCTCCACTCCAGTCTTCTAAGCAGGGTGTGGAAACCGAGGCCTGCTCCAGGTGCCGTCAGGGTTTCTTTTGCTCCGACCATG GATCACAGCCCAAGGCACAAAAACCAGTTGCTGTAAATGGTACAAATACGGAACCTGTCGAGAAATGCTCGGTTCCACAGCCCAAGAAAAAGGTTGTTAATATAAACGAGCCTAGGGTTTGTAAGAATAAAGGATGTGGTAAAACCTACAAGGAGAAGGATAACCATGATGCTGCATGCGAATACCATCCAGGCCCTGCGGTTTTCCATGACAGGAATAGAGGG TGGAAGTGTTGCGATGTCCATGTCAAGGAGTTTGACGAATTTATGGAGATACCTCCATGCACAAAGGGGTGGCACAATGCTGATGCCGTGTGA
- the LOC123046400 gene encoding cysteine and histidine-rich domain-containing protein RAR1 isoform X1, with protein MSAETEKSAAAPAPAPMRCQRIGCDAMFTDDDNPDGSCHYHPSGPMFHDGMKEWSCCKQRSHDFSLFLAIPGCATGKHTTEKPVTKAVSLNSKATPPKLAPLQSSKQGVETEACSRCRQGFFCSDHGSQPKAQKPVAVNGTNTEPVEKCSVPQPKKKVVNINEPRVCKNKGCGKTYKEKDNHDAACEYHPGPAVFHDRNRGWKCCDVHVKEFDEFMEIPPCTKGWHNADAV; from the exons ATGTCGGCGGAGACGGAGAagagcgccgccgcgcccgcgcccgcgcccatgcGGTGCCAGCGAATAGGCTGCGACGCCATGTTCACCGACGACGACAACCCCGACGGCTCCTGCCACTACCACCCCTCC GGA CCTATGTTTCATGATGGCATGAAAGAGTGGAGCTGTTGCAAGCAAAGAAGCCATGATTTTAGCTTATTTTTAGCTATTCCTGG ATGTGCCACAGGGAAGCATACAACTGAGAAACCAGTCACAAAAGCTGTTTCTCTTAACTCAAAGGCAACCCCACCAAAGTTAGCTCCACTCCAGTCTTCTAAGCAGGGTGTGGAAACCGAGGCCTGCTCCAGGTGCCGTCAGGGTTTCTTTTGCTCCGACCATG GATCACAGCCCAAGGCACAAAAACCAGTTGCTGTAAATGGTACAAATACGGAACCTGTCGAGAAATGCTCGGTTCCACAGCCCAAGAAAAAGGTTGTTAATATAAACGAGCCTAGGGTTTGTAAGAATAAAGGATGTGGTAAAACCTACAAGGAGAAGGATAACCATGATGCTGCATGCGAATACCATCCAGGCCCTGCGGTTTTCCATGACAGGAATAGAGGG TGGAAGTGTTGCGATGTCCATGTCAAGGAGTTTGACGAATTTATGGAGATACCTCCATGCACAAAGGGGTGGCACAATGCTGATGCCGTGTGA